A region from the Pseudomonas cucumis genome encodes:
- a CDS encoding DUF1302 domain-containing protein: MTKTTMRAIFKPQALAAAVALGCCAQAQAVSFNIGEIEGQFDSSLSVGASWGMRDADKSLVGTVNGGTGQSSTGDDGRLNFKKGETFSKIFKGIHDLELKYGDTGVFVRGKYWYDFELKDEDREFKQISDNGRKEGAKSSGAQILDAFVYHNYSIADLPGTVRAGKQVVSWGESTFIGNSINSINPVDVSAFRRPGAEIKEGLIPVNMLFASQGLTDQLTVEGFYQLEWDQTVLDNCGTFFGVDVAADGCNTGYTVGSPAIAPLAPLAAAFGQPIQVSREGVIIPRGGDRDARDSGQWGTALRWLGDDTEYGLYFMNYHSRTPTVGTTTAGLSTLASLPGMVSIANRLAPGSGSGLAQSVMLGRGQYYLEYPEDIRLYGASFSTTLPTGTAWTGEISYRPNAPVQVNTNDLTLALLNPIAGGAASPVATRPGADNTGYRRKEVTQVQSTLTHFFDQVLGAQRLTLVGEAAVVRVGGLESRSKLRYGRDSVYGQYGFGGDTDGFVTSTSWGYRARAILDYANVIGGINLKPNLSWSHDVAGYGPNGLFNEGAKAVSVGVDADYRNTYTASLSYTDFFGGDYNVLEDRDFLALSFGVNF, encoded by the coding sequence ATGACAAAAACAACAATGCGCGCCATCTTCAAACCGCAAGCGCTGGCCGCTGCGGTGGCCTTGGGTTGCTGTGCCCAGGCACAGGCGGTTTCATTCAACATCGGCGAAATCGAGGGGCAGTTCGATTCCTCGTTGTCCGTCGGCGCGAGCTGGGGCATGCGCGATGCCGACAAGTCGCTGGTGGGCACCGTCAATGGCGGGACCGGCCAATCTTCGACCGGTGACGACGGACGCCTGAACTTCAAGAAAGGCGAGACCTTCTCCAAGATCTTCAAAGGTATCCACGACCTTGAATTGAAGTACGGCGACACGGGTGTGTTCGTCCGTGGCAAGTACTGGTACGACTTCGAGCTCAAGGACGAAGACCGTGAGTTCAAGCAGATCAGTGACAACGGCCGCAAAGAGGGCGCCAAGTCTTCGGGCGCGCAGATCCTCGATGCATTCGTCTATCACAATTATTCCATTGCCGATCTGCCGGGCACCGTGCGCGCCGGCAAACAGGTGGTCAGCTGGGGTGAAAGTACCTTCATCGGCAACTCGATCAACAGCATCAACCCGGTCGACGTTTCCGCGTTCCGGCGCCCTGGCGCGGAGATCAAGGAAGGCCTGATTCCGGTGAACATGCTGTTCGCTTCTCAGGGCCTGACCGACCAGCTCACGGTGGAAGGTTTCTACCAACTGGAGTGGGATCAGACGGTTCTCGACAACTGCGGCACCTTCTTCGGCGTCGACGTGGCAGCGGACGGTTGCAACACCGGTTACACCGTCGGCAGCCCGGCGATTGCCCCGTTGGCGCCGCTGGCGGCAGCCTTTGGCCAACCGATACAGGTCTCCCGCGAGGGTGTGATCATTCCTCGCGGCGGCGACCGCGATGCCCGGGATTCGGGGCAGTGGGGCACAGCCTTGCGCTGGCTCGGTGACGACACCGAATACGGCCTCTACTTCATGAACTACCACAGTCGCACACCGACCGTCGGCACCACCACCGCCGGACTGTCGACACTGGCCAGCCTGCCGGGCATGGTCAGCATTGCCAACCGTCTGGCTCCGGGCAGCGGTTCGGGCCTGGCGCAAAGCGTGATGCTCGGGCGCGGCCAGTACTACCTCGAATACCCGGAAGACATTCGTCTGTACGGTGCGAGCTTCTCCACCACTTTACCCACCGGCACTGCCTGGACTGGCGAAATCAGTTACCGGCCCAACGCTCCGGTGCAGGTCAACACCAACGACCTGACCCTGGCGTTGCTTAACCCGATCGCGGGCGGCGCCGCATCGCCTGTCGCGACCCGGCCAGGTGCTGACAACACCGGTTACCGCCGCAAGGAAGTGACCCAGGTCCAAAGCACCCTGACGCACTTCTTCGACCAAGTGTTGGGCGCTCAACGACTGACCCTGGTCGGTGAAGCTGCGGTGGTACGAGTCGGTGGTCTGGAGTCGCGGAGCAAGCTGCGTTATGGCCGTGATTCGGTCTATGGCCAGTACGGTTTCGGTGGCGATACCGATGGCTTCGTCACCTCAACTTCCTGGGGCTACCGCGCCCGGGCGATTCTCGATTACGCCAACGTGATCGGCGGAATCAACCTCAAACCCAACCTGTCCTGGTCCCATGACGTCGCCGGCTACGGTCCCAACGGGCTGTTCAACGAAGGCGCCAAAGCGGTCAGCGTCGGTGTCGATGCCGATTACCGCAACACCTATACCGCGAGCCTCAGTTACACCGACTTCTTCGGCGGTGACTACAACGTCCTGGAAGACCGTGACTTCCTGGCGCTGAGCTTCGGTGTGAACTTCTGA
- a CDS encoding DUF1329 domain-containing protein → MRKMILQCGALALSLLAANVMAAVSPEEANKLGATLTPLGAEKAGNADGSIPAWTGGIPKNAGAVDGKGFLADPFASEKPLFTITAATVDKYKDKLSDGQVAMFKRYPETYKIPVYPTHRTVALPPEIYESAKRSALNVTSINDGNGLANFTGNRYYAFPIPKNGVEVLWNHITRYHGGNQRRIITQVTPQTNGSYTSIRFEEEIAVPQLMKDLDPDKAANVLTFFKQSVTAPARLAGNVLLVHETLDQVKEPRLAWIYNAGQRRVRRAPQVAYDGPGTAADGLRTSDNFDMFSGAPDRYDWKLIGKKEMYIPYNSYKLDSPSLKYDDVVKAGHINQDLTRYELHRVWEVVGTVKPSERHIYAKRHMYLDEDSWQVALADHYDGRGQLWRVGEGHAQYYYDHQTPAYTLEALYDIIAGRYIALGMKNEEKHSFEFGFDAKSADYTPSALRAEGVR, encoded by the coding sequence ATGCGCAAGATGATTCTGCAATGCGGCGCCCTGGCCCTGAGCCTGCTGGCCGCCAACGTGATGGCGGCAGTCTCGCCGGAAGAAGCCAACAAGCTCGGCGCGACCCTCACGCCACTGGGCGCCGAGAAGGCCGGCAACGCCGACGGCTCGATCCCGGCCTGGACCGGTGGCATCCCAAAAAACGCCGGTGCAGTCGATGGCAAAGGCTTCCTGGCTGACCCGTTCGCCAGCGAAAAACCGTTGTTCACCATCACCGCCGCGACTGTTGATAAGTACAAGGACAAGCTTTCGGATGGCCAGGTGGCGATGTTCAAACGCTACCCGGAAACCTACAAGATCCCGGTCTACCCGACCCATCGCACCGTGGCCCTGCCGCCGGAAATCTACGAATCGGCCAAGCGCAGCGCGCTGAACGTGACCAGCATCAACGACGGTAACGGTCTGGCCAATTTCACCGGCAACCGCTACTACGCATTCCCGATTCCGAAGAACGGCGTCGAGGTGCTGTGGAACCACATCACCCGTTACCACGGCGGCAATCAGCGACGCATCATCACCCAGGTGACCCCGCAGACCAACGGCAGCTACACGTCGATCCGCTTCGAGGAAGAAATCGCCGTACCGCAACTGATGAAGGATCTGGACCCGGACAAAGCCGCCAACGTGCTGACCTTCTTCAAGCAGTCGGTGACCGCGCCGGCGCGGTTGGCGGGGAACGTGCTGCTGGTGCACGAAACCCTTGATCAGGTGAAAGAGCCGCGGCTGGCGTGGATCTACAACGCCGGTCAACGTCGGGTACGTCGTGCGCCGCAAGTGGCCTACGACGGTCCGGGCACCGCCGCTGACGGCCTGCGCACCTCGGATAACTTCGACATGTTCTCCGGTGCACCGGATCGCTACGACTGGAAACTGATCGGCAAAAAGGAAATGTACATTCCCTACAACAGCTACAAACTCGACTCACCGAGCCTCAAGTACGATGACGTGGTGAAGGCCGGGCACATCAACCAGGACTTGACCCGCTACGAGTTGCACCGGGTCTGGGAAGTGGTCGGCACGGTCAAGCCGAGCGAGCGACACATCTACGCCAAACGCCATATGTACCTCGATGAAGACAGCTGGCAAGTGGCGCTGGCGGATCATTACGACGGTCGCGGTCAACTGTGGCGGGTGGGCGAAGGTCACGCCCAGTATTACTACGATCACCAGACTCCGGCCTACACCTTGGAGGCGCTCTACGACATCATTGCCGGTCGATATATTGCCCTGGGAATGAAGAACGAAGAGAAGCACAGCTTCGAATTCGGCTTCGACGCCAAGTCTGCGGACTACACCCCGTCGGCCCTGCGCGCCGAGGGTGTTCGGTAA